One Vigna unguiculata cultivar IT97K-499-35 chromosome 7, ASM411807v1, whole genome shotgun sequence genomic region harbors:
- the LOC114191140 gene encoding uncharacterized protein LOC114191140 has product MLAKTKVSIAIACWDDVAEVEKNLLWQDLVHKFEITPNTERIRKKVLSHIATRWRDFKARLTRLYVFGDRQHDTPCEKYKISEEEWMQFRACRESGDWQEKRTAAQQRQMLNDTPHVLSRGGYALLEKKLKKSRA; this is encoded by the exons ATGTTGGCCAAAACAAAAGTTTCTATTGCAATTGCATGTTGGGATGACGTCGCGGAGGTCGAGAAGAACCTCCTATGGCAGGATCTTGTG CACAAATTTGAGATTACTCCGAACACTGAGCGAATTAGAAAGAAAGTCTTATCTCACATAGCCACCAGATGGAGGGACTTCAAGGCAAGGCTCACACGTTTATATGTGTTTGGAGATAGACAACATGACACTCCTTGTGAGAAGTACAAAATCTCGGAGGAGGAGTGGATGCAATTTCGTGCATGTAGAGAGTCTGGAGACTGGCAg GAAAAAAGGACAGCAGCCCAACAAAGACAAATGCTTAATGATACACCACATGTACTCTCTCGAGGTGGTTATGCATtattggagaaaaaattgaaaaagtcgcGTGCATAG
- the LOC114191142 gene encoding uncharacterized protein LOC114191142: MKKAFNGSPEDEVVARPRNGEEIYNQVENIDIVFGKHPKKKTTEKSIWKKRSIFFNLPYWCKLDVRHCIDVMHAEKNVCDSVIGTLLNVKGKTKDGVKARQDLAEMGIRSRLHAQSIGRRTYLPPACHTLSRKEKQIFYECLRSVKVPQGYSSNISSLVSMQDLKLVGLKSHDCHVLMQQLLPVAFRAILPTSVRGILTRLCMFFNAICKKVIDPRVLDDLENEAIRLLCQLEMYFPPSFFDIMVHLIVHLVREIRLCGPVFLRWMYPVERYMKILKGYVKNQYRPEASIIERYIAEEAIEFCSSYMPSCEPIGVPKTRHEGKCEGKGVRGVKIQSVSRKLVDQAHLYILNNTVEVIPYITQHIDETKSTHPRMSEKWALNEHNKTFLSWFKKKVYATPNVSETLLRLARGPNNDVITYGVYYINNHCFYSKMEDDKSRVQNSGVTLQAESVHFASSKDKNPITASMSYFGIIHEIWKVDYVTFRVPVFKCKWVDSNSGVSTDDFGFTLVDLNKMSDTNEPFIMASQARQIFYVIDPANQKLSVVLEGRNMHVNDDEDCLDILETTSFSSRTIQDKIDDVTDDIHAIRSDHNEGMTSSGSDQEGPGRSVIRLPDVTNRRERMPVHIDPRSGEPSGP; the protein is encoded by the exons ATGAAAAAAGCATTTAATGGAAGTCCTGAGGATGAAGTTGTAGCGAGACCCCGCAATGGTGAAGAAATATACAACCAAGTGGAAAACATTGACATTGTATTTGGAAAACATCCAAAGAAAAAGACCACGGAAAAAAGCATTTGGAAGAAACGATCAATCTTCTTTAATCTTCCATATTGGTGTAAACTTGATGTACGACATTGTATAGACGTGATGCACgctgaaaaaaatgtatgtgatagCGTCATCGGGACTTTACTAAATGTAAAAGGAAAGACTAAAGATGGAGTTAAAGCACGACAAGATTTGGCTGAAATGGGCATCCGTTCTAGGTTACATGCACAATCAATTGGAAGACGAACCTACCTGCCTCCAGCTTGTCACACTCTTTCTAGAAAAGAGAAGCAAATTTTTTATGAGTGTTTAAGAAGTGTGAAGGTTCCCCAAggttactcttcaaatattagtaGCCTTGTTTCTATGCAAGATTTAAAGTTAGTCGGTTtaaagtctcacgattgtcATGTGTTGATGCAACAACTTTTACCAGTAGCTTTTCGAGCCATCTTACCTACTTCTGTCAGAGGTATTCTAACACGTTTGTGTATGTTCTTCAATGCCATATGCAAGAAAGTTATTGACCCTCGAGTGTTAGACGATTTGGAAAATGAGGCCATTAGACTATTGTGTCAATTGGAAATGTATTTTCCACCTTCATTTTTCGATATCATGGTTCATTTGATAGTTCATCTTGTGAGGGAAATTCGATTATGTGGGCCAGTTTTCTTGAGATGGATGTACCCAGTGGAAAGATACATGAAGATCTTAAAGGGATATGTCAAGAATCAGTATCGACCAGAAGCTTCTATTATAGAGCGGTACATTGCAGAAGAAGCCATTGAATTCTGCTCAAGTTATATGCCAAGTTGTGAACCAATTGGAGTTCCTAAGACTAGACATGAAGGTAAATGTGAAGGTAAGGGTGTGCGTGGAGTGAAGATTCAAAGTGTTAGTAGAAAATTAGTTGATCAAGCCCATTTGTACATCTTAAACAACACTGTAGAGGTCATTCCTTACATAACGCAACACATTGATGAAACGAAATCAACACATCCACGAATGAGTGAAAAATGGGCACTTAATGAACATAACAAAACATTCTTATCATGGTTTAAGAAAAAGGTTTACGCGACTCCAAATGTTTCTGAAACTCTATTGAGGCTAGCTCGTGGACCGAACAATGATGTCATTACATATGGTGTGTACTACATAAACaatcattgtttttattcaaagatggaagatgacaaaagtaGAGTTCAAAATAGTGGGGTTACACTTCAAGCTGAATCTGTACATTTTGCCAGTTCTAAGGACAAGAATCCAATTACAGCATCCATGAGTTACTTTGGAATAATACACGAAATATGGAAAGTTGATTATGTGACTTTTAGAGTGCCAGTTTTCAAGTGTAAATGGGTTGATAGTAATTCGGGTGTTAGCACAGATGACTTTGGCTTTACTTTGGTGGATCTTAACAAGATGAGTGATACAAATGAACCATTTATTATGGCTAGTCAAgcaagacaaattttttatgtcattgATCCAGCCAATCAGAAATTGTCAGTTGTATTAGAAGGAAGAAACATGCACgtaaatgatgatgaagattgTCTAGACATACTTGAGACAACGTCTTTCTCATCAAGAACTATTCAAGACAAAATTGATGATGTAACTGATGACATCCAtgctattcgaagtgatcacaATGAAG GTATGACAAGCTCCGGATCAGACCAGGAGGGACCTGGTAGATCTGTGATTCGGTTGCCGGATGTCACAAACCGACGAGAGAGGATGCCGGTCCACATTGATCCTCGATCGGGTGAACCCAGTGGCCCTTAG